A genome region from Hippopotamus amphibius kiboko isolate mHipAmp2 chromosome 1, mHipAmp2.hap2, whole genome shotgun sequence includes the following:
- the CXXC5 gene encoding CXXC-type zinc finger protein 5, with the protein MSSLGSGPQDTGGSSSSNTNGSGGSGPKAGVADKSAAVATAAPASAADDAPPPERRNKSGIISEPLNKSLRRSRPLSHYSSFGGSGGSGGGSMMGGESAEKAAAAAAAASLLANGHDLAAAMAVDKSNPTSKHKSGAVASLLSKAERATELAAEGQLTLQQFAQSTEMLKRVVQEHLPLMSEAGAGLPDMEAVAGTEALNGQSDFPYLGAFPINPGLFIMTPAGVFLAESALHMAGLAEYPMQGELASAISSGKKKRKRCGMCAPCRRRINCEQCSSCRNRKTGHQICKFRKCEELKKKPSAALEKVMLPTGAAFRWFQ; encoded by the exons ATGTCGAGCCTCGGCAGTGGCCCCCAGGACaccggcggcagcagcagcagcaacaccaATGGCAGCGGTGGCAGCGGCCCAAAGGCGGGAGTGGCAGACAAGAGCGCAGCCGTGGCCACGGCTGCGCCAGCCTCGGCGGCGGATGACGCACCACCCCCCGAGCGCCGGAACAAGAGCGGCATCATCAGTGAACCCCTCAACAAGAGCCTGCGCCGCTCTCGCCCTCTCTCCCACTACTCTTCCTTTGGGGGCAGCGGTGGCAGTGGCGGTGGCAGCATGATGGGCGGGGAGTCTGCCGAAAAGGCTGCCGCGGCCGCAGCCGCCGCCTCCCTGTTGGCCAATGGGCACGACCTGGCAGCGGCCATGGCTGTGGACAAAAGCAACCCTACCTCAAAGCACAAAAGTGGTGCTGTGGCCAGCCTGCTGAGCAAGGCAGAGCGGGCCACGGAGCTGGCAGCCGAGGGACAGCTGACGCTGCAGCAGTTCGCGCAGTCCACGGAGATGCTGAAGCGCGTGGTGCAGGAGCACCTACCGCTGATGAGCGAGGCGGGCGCCGGCCTGCCCGACATGGAGGCCGTGGCGGGCACCGAAGCCCTCAATGGCCAGTCCGACTTCCCCTACCTGGGCGCCTTCCCCATCAACCCGGGCCTCTTCATCATGACCCCGGCGGGCGTGTTCCTGGCTGAGAGTGCGCTGCACATGGCCGGCCTGGCCGAGTACCCCATGCAGGGAGAGCTGGCCTCCGCCATCAGCTCGGGCAAGAAGAAGCGGAAACGCTGCGGCATGTGTGCGCCCTGCCGGCGGCGCATCAACTGCGAGCAGTGCAGCAGTTGTAGGAACCGAAAGACTGGCCATCAGATTTGCAAATTCAGAAAATGTGAGGAACTCAAAAAGAAGCCTTCCGCTGCTTTGGAG AAGGTGATGCTTCCGACGGGAGCCGCCTTCCGGTGGTTTCAGTGA